The genomic stretch TTATCTGTATATTTTTTGATTATTATTTCATTTGTTATAGCATCTTTTCCAGCAATTACTAAAAATCCATTAATTACTGTCCATTTAAACTTCTCATACCATTTTCTTTCTTTTCTTACTTTTTTCTTCATCTTTAAACTTTCTTTTTCTTTTAGTTCTTTATCACTCTTCTTTTTAAGTTCTTCTATCTTCTTCTTAGTTAGTTCAATTGCCTTCTCTATTCCCTCTATCTTACTTCTAAGTTTTTTAGATTTTTCATAATATCTCTCAGCATTTTCAAATGCATTCTTTCTTATATCTAAAGAAACTCTCTCCTCTATAACTTTATCATCAACCTCTGACTTTAATCTAAGAATTATCTCCCCAGAGTTTTCATTTATATTTTCAATTAAACCTAATATTGGATGATCTCTATTTTCTTTAATTATTTTCTTTATTCTTGCCCAGTCCATTTTTTCTCTTGCCTTTCTTATAGTATTTAATAACTCTTCAACAATTTGATAATTTGCATATATTAAATCCCCCTTAATTTGATTCTTTTCAGATTCTTCTTTATATTTATTTAAAGTTTCTAACTGTCTCTTTAATATATTCTCCTGTCTCTCAATTTCTCTCTCAATTTTTGATTTTTCTTTTTTAATTTCAACACTAAATAAAAATTTGGCAAAGTAGTCATCAACTGCCTCTAAAAAACTATTATAGTATTTTTTCTCTAAATCTTGATACTTTTTTAAATCAATTGGCACTACATCAAAATATTCTCCATCCTTTAAAACAATTTGTGGCTTTCTGTTATTAAAAATTTCATTAAATAAATTTTTAGATGTTTCAAAGAGTTTTTTAATCTCTTCTTCACTTAAATCTTTCTTTTTCTTATCAATTCCTGCCCTTTCACAAATTTCCTCTGCATATAATCCTCCAATTCCAAAAACTCTTGATATTAATCTAACACATTCAACATCTTTATTCTCTAAAAAGTAATCTTTAAAAACTTCATAGGCAATAGAAAAATCTAAATTGTAAGGATTTAATGGCTTTTGTGGAGGAAATTTATATTTTTCCTTAGGAACAATATTTCTCGTGCTCCATCTCTCAATTCTTAAAGGCAATATAATAACATCTTCACTATTTAGTAAAATAATATTCCCTTCTCCAAATAACTCTGCAATTAACTTATAAACTTCTCCTTTAACTTCAAAGTGGAATATTACAATTCTATCAAAATTTACCTGCTCAATTTTAATTATTTTGGCATTTTTTAGATATTTTCTTAACAGCATTGCAAAAGATGGTGGTAGTTTTGGTTTTTCTCTCTCATAGTTAGTTAAAGTTATGTATTTATATTTACCAACACTTATAACTACTTCTCTACTACCACCCTCTGGAGCGTGTATTTTTAATATTAACTCTCTATTTTGCTCGTTGTCAATTAAAAATGCTTTATCTAATCTACCATTAATTAGGCTTTGTAATTCATTTACAATACAACATACATCTACATTAGTTATTTCAGTTTTCATAATATCACCAATGATTTAATTATTTGAAAATAAAAAAATCTTGAAATTGACTTTGTTTCAAATAAAATGAATCAAAGGAAATAATTTTTTGAATATTTTAATTTTCATTCTCAGTTTTTAAATAAACTGTGTATGTTGGAAATGCAAATTCTAAACCTTCCTTTTCAAATTCTCTTTTAATTTTTAAATTAATATCATCAACTGTCTCTATATATCTTTGATAACCATTGTATTTAGTATTTTTAATATAATAAACAACTTGAATATTTAAACTCCAATCACCATACTCTTTAAAATAAACTGTTATTGGTTCATTTTCAACATTTGGATGCTCCAATAAAATTTTTTTAATTATTTCCTTTGCTTTAATAATCTCATCCGCCGTTGTATTATAAGTTAGTCCAATAGTCATTGTAACCTTCCATTTATTTTTTGATGGAGTAGTTTGGATTATATCATCTATTAACTTAGAGTTTGGAACTACGATAATAGAGTTATCTACAGCTCTAATTTTTGTGCTTCTTATTCCAATATCTTCAACAATTCCCATTCCACCGCTAAAATTAATCCAATGCCCTATTTTAAAAGGTTTATCAGTTAATATTATCAATCCAGCAATTAAATTTGAGACATAATTTTGTGATGCCAGTGCAAATGCTAAACCTCCAATACCTAAACCGGCAAGGAGTGTCTTTATGTCATATCCTAAATTACTCAAAATAAGCATTAATCCAATGAACCATATAAATAGTCGAATGGATTTTTTTATTAATATTATAACTTGCTCATCAACTTCCATCATTGTTTTTTTAGAAATAGTATCTGCTAAGTATCTTTCAACTAATTCAGAGATAAATTTATCAAAGAAAATTACAACACATAATATAAATGCAACCAAAATTCCTCTATCAATATATAACTTTATAGATGGTGGTAAATAGATGAAAGATATTCCTAAATATAATCCTGATAAAATAATACCAATGGCTATTGGTAAAGATAAAGCCCTTATAACGATTTCATCTAATTCTAATACTTTCTTCTTACTAAGTTTATCTGCAATTCTCTCAATTAAAGCTCCAATATACCTTCCAATAAGTAATGAAAAAAATATTGATAAAAAGCATAATACATAGTTTATAATAGAGTTATGTATTATTATATCATTTATTATCTGAATTACCATATTTACAACCTAATATAGTACCTATAACATTCCGAAGATAATTACAATAATTTAGTATTTGAACCTTACTGTATATAGATAAAGTTGTTAAATTAAAATTTTTGTGATACTATGGACAGAGAAGAATTTTTAAAGCATTTGAAAAGAGGAGAGTATAATAAATTAGCAAATCTTATATATAAAGATAAATATTATTTAACATATTTAGATGAAATTTTTAATAGTAATAACAAAGATGACATTAGAAGAGGTTTGTTAATTTTAAAACGACTAAATAATGAAATAATTGAAAGATACTTATATTATATTCTTAGAGGATTGAACGATAAGAGAATGATAGCAAAAATTTCAGAGGAGATTTTAATAAAATACAGTAATAAAGAAACCATAGAGGAAGCATTATTAGAAATATCCAATAAACAACTAAGTGACAGAATAATATATCTATTTATTGAAAATATTGGGCAGAGTATGTTTTTAAAATCTATTTTAAAATATACAAAAACTGACAGTGTTGAAGAAAGTTTTAAAGTTTTACTAAAAAATTACAATTCAGAGGAGATTTTAAAAATATTATGTAATAAACTTTATTCCCAAAATAAAAAAGAAAAAGAATTTGCTTTAAATATTTTATTAAATATTGTTGATTCATTGGATGAAAACCAAAGAAATATTTTGAGAAAATATTTAAATATATTATTGTTGGGGGATGACAGTAAAAAACTCTATAATAAATTTAAACAACTATTTGATAAGTTAAATATAGAAATTAATCATAACAAAATAGATATAATGTCTCTTTTAAAGTCAGATGGAAAAAAGGCGTTAAATTTAATTTTGAGAGAGAATATAAAGATTCCCAGTAGTTTTTACAATAGAGAATTTTTAAGAGAGTTTTTATATGGAAAAGATGAGGATAGGCAATTTATTGGTGTTAAATTAATATCTTTAATGAACGATACAAAAAATAAGGTTGAATTACTCTTCAAATTTTTAAATTATGGTTATGGAAAGGCAAAAACAGCATCTATAAAAGAACTTAAAAAAATAGCCAAAAATGATGAAGATTTAAGGAATTTTATTGAAACTAAGGCATTAAAATATGCTAAAAAAATGGATTTAAGTTTAAAAATATCTTCTTTAAGGATTTTAAAAGAGTTTAGTAGGAGAGATTACCTACCATTTTTAATAAATGAGCATAGTAGGTTGAGAGATTTAATTCTTACATTGGATGAAGAAAAGTATATGGGCGGATTTAGGCATATGTTAATGATAGAAAATGAAATAAAAAAATGTAAAGTAGCAATGGATTTAATTGAAGAAATCGTGGCAGAGATTTGCTTAAAATATGAGATTCATTATAGTAGTTTAAGGTTGTCAGAAAAACTCGGCTATGAATTTTACAAAACTATTGCAAATATTGGCTCTAAAAATTTAAATTTAATAAATATCTATGAACTTTTAAGAGATGTTATGTATAATGGAGAACTTATAGTTTATTTAACTGAAATTGTTTCCAACAATAGTAATGAAATAAATGATGAATTAGCTGAGGAAATATTAAAAGTTGTTGAAAATGTAGAATTAGAAAATAAAGATGTTTTAAATGCTAATAAAATTATAATATATTCCTCATTAAATAGAATTGATAAAATTGGAGAAATAATAAATATGGCTGTTGGTTATAGTTCAAAGTTGGCATTTATAACTGCAATAAAAAAACTTATTGATAACAATATGCTAAATGATGAAAAAATAAAGTTAATAATCCCAAAAATTGCTGAGATGCTATATGACTCTAAGAAGTTAAGGTTAATGGCTTTAGAATTTTTTGAAAAGTATCCTAATGAAATCGTTATCCCAATAATTTTAAATGAGATTGAAAAAAATAAATGCAACAATAGAGAGTATAAATTGATGATGAACATTATAACAAATGCTATATTTAAATATCCTCATACAATTAATAAGTTGAAGAATCTACTAAATACTGATAAAAGAAATATATGCTTAAAAATTATGCTAAAAGTTAGTGAAAAGATGCCAGAACTTTTAAGGGATTATATTTATATATTAGCATCTCAATATACATTATCAGATGATGAAGACAAAAAACTGATAACAAAAATCTTAAAAAACATTACTACTGAAAATGAAAGGAAAATTTTAAGACCAATAATAAAAATTTAAAGAAAGATTGTTATGAGAAGGGACGAATACTTTGAGAGGTTGTTGGAAGTCATAGAAGAGTTAAAGATAGAGGCAGAAGAAAAGCCAATAATTGTAGAAGGAAAGAGAGATGTTGAAAGTTTAGAAAAGTTGGGAGTTGAGGGAACATTCATTGTAATAGCAAAAACTCCTATTTATTTAATAGCTGATGAACTTATAAGAAAGGGAATAAAGGAAGTTATCTTATTAACTGACTTTGATAGAAGAGGTAGAATGTTAGCTAAAGCCATAATTGAAGAGTTTAGATATAGAGGAATTAAGGTAAATACAAAAATTAGGCAAGAAATATTTATATATACAAATAGTGGTATTAGAGATATTGAAAGTCTATTCTCCTATGTAAATAAAAGAAGTCTGTTTTAATTATACACTCTCTAACATATCCTCTTCACTTAAACCCTCTAATTCAATCATATTTTTTAATCTTTCAGTTATGATGTTTAGGCATTTATCAACTGTTTCACTGATTTTTATATTCTCAATTACTGGTACTCCTTTCTTTTTTGCAGTTTCAACCATATATTCGTTTATTATCCTTATAATTTTAAAATATCTTAAATATCTTTCAGTAGGTCTGCTTGATACTCTACCTCTTGCATAAAATCTCATTTTGTGTAATTTCTCATCATAGATTGTTAGCATAATAAAAATAATATGAGGATTTTCTAAATAATTATCTTTTAAAAGTGTTGGAACTAAGTGAGTCCCTTCAATAATTACACTCTGCCCTTCGAGTAAGCATCTATTTATAACTCCCTCAACACCAGTTAATACAGCTTCAGAATGTCTCTCAAAACCTTTTATATATTTAGTTTTGTTATCTTCTTCATAATTATCTTTTAAAACTTTCCAAGCTGTATAACTTGACTCGTAAAGTGTTGGTATTAAATCTCTTGAAATTACTTTTCTCATAACCTCTCTTATTGAATCTGTCCCTATTACACTCGATATTCCTAACCTTGATGCTATTTCAAATGCAATTGTAGAAGTACCTACACCACTAGCTCCGCCTATTAAAATAACTATTGGTCTTCTACCTAAAACCATTCTCCAAAGTAAATATTTTTTAGCAACTTCATCATAATTTTTTGATATTAAATAGTAATAAACTCTTCTTCTAAGTTCTGCCTTATCAATAACTTTAATATTCTCTTTTTTAAGCATTTCATATATGTCCCATGCTATTCTATATGCAATACTTGGTTTTAAACCTGCCGCCATTAAAGACCTTGCAAGGATACCCTTTGAAAATGGCATTTCATAGGATTTTCCTCTAACAACTATATCATTTTGCAAATCCATCATTCCACCAAAATTTTAGTCTAAAATTTCATCAGCCTCTATTTTTTCAGCATTGTAAAGTTTTTTAGCCCTTAAATATAATAATTCGTCTTTTTCATCATTAACTACTACATAAACTTTATTTATATTGTAATTTTTAATAAATCTCTCAATATTTTTCTTAGTAATTTCAATTTTTTTCTTTAATCCTTCTAACGCATTTTCTGGAATCCCTATCTTCCTCATATCCTCTATATCTAACATTCCCTCAGTGCAAACAACCTTTAAATTAGGATTTTTATTTTTTAATTTTTTGAATAGTTTTTTATTTGAGACAATATATAAGGCATCTTCACTAATCTCTTTCTCCTCTAACTCAAACCCAAAGTTAGATAAAACTCTATTAAGATGTTCTTGGCATTTTATAATTAATTTACAAAATTCTTTAGCCTCATCTTCATTCAATTCATGCTTCGGAGCTTTTTTATATAAAAAATCATCTGCCTCCAATAGTTGATAAATTGCCTTTTTAAACTCTTCAACATTTATTTTTCCAGGCTTTGCATCTTTGTAAGAGATTTTTGAATGCCTATCAATATTTATTTTGTCTGGCTTTTCCTCTATCTTAACTTTTTTTAGTTTTGATATTGTACATATCCCCTTTCTTATTAATTCTTTTGAGTATTTATCTCTCATTGTCTCCCCTTATCTTTATCTTCTTTTTCTTTCTCTAATTTTTCCAACTCTTCAACTAACATTGGTAAAAAGACACCAATATCTGTAACTATTCCTAATGCCTGAGAAGTTCCTCTATCCATCAATTTTGTAACTACTGCTGGATTTATATCAACGCAGATAGTTTTAACCCATGAAGGTAATAGGTTCCCTGTAGCTATTGAGTGTAACATCGTAGAGAGCATTAAAACCATATCCTTTCCTTTTAATAGTTCTCTCATTTTTTCTTGTGCCTTAACAACATCTGTAATTACATCTGGTAAGGGACCGTCATCTCTAATACTACCTGCCAATACATAGGGAACATTATTTTTTATACATTCGTACATAACCCCCCTATTTAAAATACCCTGCTCAACAGCATCTTTTATACTTCCTGCCCTCATTATAACATTTATAGCCCTTAAATGATGACTATGCCCTCCTGGAACACTCTTTCCAGTTTTTAAATCTACTCCTAAGGAAGTTCCATACAAAACACTCTCTATATCATGAGTTGCTAAGGCATTTCCAGCAAACAGTGCCTGAACATAACCCATTCTTATTAATTTAGCTAATGCCCATCCTGCACCTGTGTGTATAATTGCTGGTCCTCCAACTACAACAATTCCTCCTTTTCCTGTCTTTCTATACTTTTCTCTAATTTCATACATTTCTTTTGCTATCCTCCTAATTATTGTCTCTTTTGGCTTTTCTGAGGAAGCCTCTGATTTCATAAATTCAAATAATCCGCCAGATTCTCTTGGCTTTTCTGGTGGAATTACTCTAACTCCTTTATGGCCAACAACAACTAAATCTCCTTTTTTAATATTTCTAATTGTTTTTACTTCTGCTCTCATTTCGTCAGGATAAACTACAATAGCTCCATCCATTTTTTGATTCTCTACCTCTATCCACTTTCCTCTAAATCTAATAAAGGTTTTGTGATTGGTTGTTGAATAAAATCCCTCTGGTAAAACCATATCCTTTTCAGCAGGTTGTAACTCAACTTCTTCAATTTCAGGAATCTCAGCCCCTAAATCCTTTAATTCGCTTAAAATTTCATCTACATGTTTTTCGTCCTTACCAATAACCAATATTTTTGCATAACTTGGATCAGTCTTTCTCTTACCAATTTCAAATTCTAAAACTTTGTAATCTCCGCCCATTTCTAAGATTTTATCAAAAACTTTAGGTAAAATTAAACTATCAATAATATGTCCCTTTAATTCAATTTCTCTCATAAACATAATAAATCCCTCTTGTTATTTTTAAATTAATAAAAAGTAATTATTGTCAAACTAATATTTTAACCATCTGTTTTTATAGTTAAATCCAAATATTTAAATTATTATATAACAAAAATTAATATAAAAATAAACTAATAACTAATAAAATTAATTATAATAAAAATTCCTCTATTTTTTCTGATAGAGTATCAAATATCCAGTTAAATTTATTATCGTCCTTTTCTAATAAAGTTACTCTAAATCCGTTAAGTTGTGAGCAGAAAGATGTTAGAGGAACTACACAGATTCCAGTAGATGCTAATAAATAATATACAAATTTTTTATCAATATTTACATTTTTTGTATAGGAATCTATAAATTCTTTCAATTTTTCATTTTTTATTTTTATTGAGTTGTTTCCATTTAAATACTTATCTTCGAACACTATAGACATATAAAATGCTCCATTTGCCTTATTTGCTATAATTCCATCAATGTCTTTTAATTTTTTATATGCAGTATTTGATCTCTTCTCATAAAACTTATTTCTCTCATTTATGTATTTTTTATAATTTTTATGACCCATAATTTTTGGAATAGCCATTTGTGGTAATGTGGTAGAACAAACTTCTATTAATTTGGATCTATAAATACTATCAACATATTTTTTAAATTCCTCATCTTTGTCGGCGTTGTAAATTTCAATCCATCCACATCTCGCTCCAGGCCAAGGAATTTCCTTAGATATTCCTTTTAAAGATATTCCACAAACATCGTCTATAATTTCACATAATGAATAATATTTTTTTCCATTATAAACTAAATTACAGTATATTTCATCGCAAATAATAAATAAATCATATTCATTTGCTAAATCAACTATATTATCTAAAATTTTTTTTGGATATACTGCTCCTGTTGGGTTATCAGGATTTATTATCAAAATTCCACTAACTGCTGGATTATACTTAATTCTCTTTTCTAAATCGTCAATGTCTGGATACCAATAGTTGTAAGGGTCTAAAAAGTAAGTTACTGGTGGAGAACCTGCATGTGAACCTTCAGCTGAGGAATGTGTTGAATATGATGGAGATGGGTTTATAACTCTAACCTGCCTCTTCAATAAACTATAAATCTTTGCTATAGCATCACCTAATCCATTAAAAAATATAATATCCTCTGCTGTAATTTGAACTCCTCCTTTTTTATTTGTCTGCTCTGCTAAAAATTCTCGTGTTTCTAATAACCCCTTAGTAGGACAGTATGCATAAGATTCATCATTTTTAACAATTTCAACTATAATATCTTTAATCCAATCTGGAATTTTTTCTCCCTTTGCTACTGGATCTCCAATATTTTCCCAAGTTATATTTATTCCAAACTTTTCTATTTTTTTTGCTATATCTACAATCTCTCTAATTTCATAACTTAACTCCTTAGCTCCTACATCTATTATTGGATTTCTCATAGTTTCATCTCATAAAATGGAACTCTATTTTTTGTAAATTATTGGATGATTCTCCAATTTATAGTTTTGATATATAAACTTTATCCTTAAAATAGAACTCCTTTTTTATAGAGTCAAATTAATATAAATAACTGTTTAAAATAAAATAAAGATTTAAGAATTTAATGATTGTGGTGAAAATATGACTAAATGTAAATTTTGCAATAAGGAAAGTTATGTAAAATTAAAATCTCCAAAAATTCACTTATGTAAAGAGCATTTTATTGAATATTTTGAAAATAAGGTTGAAAAGTCCATAAAAAAATATAATATGCTAAACAAAGATGAAAAAATTTTAGTATCTGTCTCTGGTGGAAAGGATGGACATGCTGCTGCATGGGTTTTAAAAAAATTAGGATATAACATTGAATTATTTCATATAAATTTAGGAATTAAAGGATTTTCTGAAAGTTCTCTAAAGGCCGTTGAGGAGTTGGCAAAAAAGTTAAATGTTCCTTTACATATAATTAATTTAAAAGATATTACTGGAAAAACTTTAGAAGATATAAGAGGAAAAAAATGTTCAATATGTGGGATAACTAAAAGATATTTAATGAATAAATTTGGTTATGAACATGGATTTGATGTTATAGTTACAGGACATAATTTAGATGATGAAGTATCATTTATTTTAAATAATATTTTAAATTGGAACATTAGATACTTAGCTAAGCACGAGCCAGTTCTTCCAGCTCACGATAAGTTTTTAAAAAAAGTTAAAATATTTTTTGAGATAGAAGAGGATTTAATTTTAAAGTATGCTGAGGCAGAAAATATTCCATTTACAACAGTTAAATGTAGATTTGCAGAAAAGGCAATAACTTTAAAGCATAGAGAATACTTCAATGAATTAGAAAAATTAAGACCTAATATAAAGTATCAATTTTTAGCTGGCTATATGAAAAATAGGCGTATTTTTAAATGCGAAGAAGATGAAAATTTTGAATTTAGAGAGTGTGAAATTTGCGGAATGACTTCTGCTGGAAGAATTTGCTCGTTTTGCAGAGTGTGGAAATTGTATAAAAATAAAAATAAAAGTAACAGCAAATAATTATTTAAAAGCACTCATTAATGTCCATGCCTCTTTTCCACTTATAAAAGCTCTATTAACTAACCTCTTAAAAATAATTTTACAAAGTTCTTTTTTATGCTCAGGAATTTTTTCATTTTTATCTATAAATTCATTAAACTTTTTTATTAACAATTCCTTATCTTCTTTTGAAGCCTCCCTCATTTTTATATCTAAAAATCTATTTTCAACTTTTTTTGTATAAATTTCATATAAAATAACTGCCACAGCGTGAGATAAATTCATTATTGGATATTTTTCAGATGTAGGAATAGAAACTAATAAGTCACATTTATCAATTTCTTCATTTCTTAATCCGTCATCTTCTCTACCAAAAACAATTCCTATATTTCCTTTAATTTCTAAAATTTTATCTGCCAATTCTTTTGGAGTTATAGGAACCCTTTTTAAATTTCTATCACCTCCTCTTGCTCCTGAAGTAGCAATAACAAAATCTAAATCTTTTATTGCATCGTCAAAACTTTCATAAAATTTAGCATTGTCCAATATTTCTTTTGCATGAACAGCCATCATATATGCCTCATCATTTATAATATTTCTATTTCCAACTATTCTAAGATCTTCAAAATCAAAATTCATCATAACCCTTGCAATACTACCAACATTTCCACTGTATTTAGGATTTACTAAAATAACTGAAATCATTATATATCACTTCATTGACTTTTTTAATTTATAATAGTGATATTCTACTGTCTTTAAATTTAACCCAGTAATTTTCGCAATTTCTTCTGGCTTTTTATCTAAATACTTTTTAATAATTTTATCTACATTTGTAGGTCTTCCAGTCTTTGGAGCTATAGGAATTACTTCAACATCTACTCCTTCCAATGCCTTTATAATTTTCTTAGAAGACCTTTTATACTTTGACTTTGGTAAATATATCTTTTTAGGCTCGCAATTCTCTAACAATGCTATTGCTACATCTCTATCTAACTCTAAATTAATATAAATTTCATCTACATTTTCACAGTTTTTAATTTTCTCAATTAGTTCTTCTTTTGTTTTAGCCCTTAACTCTTTCATAATTTATCCTATTTTTTCCTTTTTTTATTCTTTGATAATCTTGATTTTACCATTTTTCTTTTTAATGGACTTCCACAAATCTCACAGACATCTTCATCAAAATCTATGGGATACATTTTTTTACAACCTTCACAAACCTTTCTCCAAACAAAATTTTTATTTGTTGGTTCGTAAATTATTCCTCTAACATCAATATTTAATTTTTTTGCCACATTTTGAATTCCGTAATCGTCAGTATATAATATTCCCTTTAACTCCAACGCCAACGCTAAAATGCTAATATCTTCTTTAGATAAATTATCTCCTGTCTTTTTAACAGTATCTTCAACTATCTTTATATATTCTTTACTTGGAATTTTTATTTTTAGTTTTCCTAAATTTAAACTTTGGTCAACAATAACCTTCATTGACTCGACTTCTTCCAAAACTTCTGGAGTTATATAATGCTCTCCTTCTTCTATAACTGGATTATATCCGTGAATTATTGCTGAGGCATCTAATACTTTAACTTTCATGGTTCCACATTCTAAATAGCATAAAATAATACACACTTAAGCTATAATCTATATATAAAACTCAGCTATTGCATTATATAATTATTAAATTTATAAATAAAAAATAAATTATACATTAAAAAACGGTGAGAAATTGGTTTTATGTGCAAAGGTCTATGCCAAAGAAGGAGAAAAAACCAGAAGATTATTGTTAGAAAACAAATTGTTAAATAAAAATTACAAAATAGTAAAGGAGGGAGATTTTTTATACATTCCATTAAATGAAGAGAATTTAAAGAATATTAATTTAAAAGATTTGATTCCAAATATTGAAATAGTTGAAAAAGATATAAAGAAAAAAGAGATTAAAAGAAAACCAAGTTTTAGAGAAGTTATATCAAAAAGATTTAGAAAAGAGATTGATGAGGGA from Methanocaldococcus lauensis encodes the following:
- a CDS encoding TrmJ/YjtD family RNA methyltransferase; its protein translation is MISVILVNPKYSGNVGSIARVMMNFDFEDLRIVGNRNIINDEAYMMAVHAKEILDNAKFYESFDDAIKDLDFVIATSGARGGDRNLKRVPITPKELADKILEIKGNIGIVFGREDDGLRNEEIDKCDLLVSIPTSEKYPIMNLSHAVAVILYEIYTKKVENRFLDIKMREASKEDKELLIKKFNEFIDKNEKIPEHKKELCKIIFKRLVNRAFISGKEAWTLMSAFK
- a CDS encoding type II toxin-antitoxin system VapC family toxin gives rise to the protein MKVKVLDASAIIHGYNPVIEEGEHYITPEVLEEVESMKVIVDQSLNLGKLKIKIPSKEYIKIVEDTVKKTGDNLSKEDISILALALELKGILYTDDYGIQNVAKKLNIDVRGIIYEPTNKNFVWRKVCEGCKKMYPIDFDEDVCEICGSPLKRKMVKSRLSKNKKRKK